The Corynebacterium auriscanis genome includes the window GGACGATTTCGCGCTCTGGATCCACCTCATAGACAAGCCGGTGCTGAATATTTATCCGGCGGGAATAGCACCCCGAAAGGTCACCCACCAGCTTTTCGAACCTCGGTGGTGATGTAAACGGGTCATCTTGTACGATCGCCAGGAGCTTTTGCGTCTTGGGCTTCAAGCCCGAATCGCGCAGTTTTCTGGCATCTTTTTGCACCGCCTTCGAAAATACAAGTTTCCAATCCCCCACTGGTCACCCACCATTCACCAGTCGAGTTCCGAGGATGCAGCATCTGCCCCCTCTTCGCGCGCTTCGCGAATCGATGCCGTCATATTTGGAACGGACATGAGGTATAGCGTCTCCTGAATGGACCGCCAATCTTCTTCCCCAACCAGCACAGCATTCCCGCGCTGGCCAGTGATTGTAATCTCCTCAGACTCCTCATTGACCTGATCGATGAGCCGGTAAAGGTTCGCGCGGGCATTAGTTGCGCTAAGTGCGGTCATGGCAAAACACCTCCACGAAGGATCGTACGCGATAACGTACGTTCCAACAAGTGGCCCGCCCTAGGGTTTAGATGGATTCATTGAAAATAGGACAGATTAGGGTCAGTCCATGTGGCGCAACCACCGTGCCTGGTTAAGTGGCCAGTTTTCAGGACTTGCAATCAACCTTGAGCCACCGACGGGAAAGCTCGCAGAGCGTGACGATGGCCTCGCGGTCCGCTCTTGGTTAGACGAGTGGAACCGCAGCACCATACCCGCGCAGCGAGAGGATAAAAAGCTGAGTCACTTGTGATCGAAAATCACCACACTTTCCTTGCTTTACCCAATCTGCCAGGTACCGTGGCGGTCTTCGGTGGCGGGCTACGAGCGCACACTCTTGCCACGCAGATTCCCGGCCTCAGTGACAAAACTGTGCTGTACTGGAGAGATCTCGACTCGCACGGCTTTTACATCCTTGAACTCGTTCGCCGACATCTGCCTCAGGCAACGTCAGTCCTAATGGACCTAGACACCGCTCGCGCGCATATGCAATTAGCTGTGGAAGAACCCCAGCCCAGTAGGTTTGTGCCACAATGGCTCACTCCGCAAGAAACCTTCGCCCTGGAGTTTTTACGCAGCCATGCGGTTGGCGGATGCCTACGCATCGAGCAGGAACGAATCGTGTACGACTACGCGGTGGAGGCTCTCAAAGGGGCTTAGGAAGTCGTTGCCCGAGGAGGCGGTGCGGGAATCAGCGGTGCGGAACTCCAGGTGTGCGCAGAAGACCGCGCATCGTTGCCTTCACTCCCCGATTGCATCGTCTCACCATCCCCGCTGGCAGCACCGCGCTCCGTCATATCGGCCTCCCGCCCCACCTGGTCAGCCGCGAAAACACCGGGGCGCAGGGCGTCGGTAAGAAAACGAGAATCCGTCGTGGCCGCAGCGATGTACCGCGCAGCATGCACTTCCTCGGCATTGATCCGGGTCCAATCCAGCGCCCACCCGGCACTCCGCATCATCTGGTCGAAGAAGAACCGCTGCTAGCGCGAATTGCCATCCCGGAACGGACGCACGATGGTCATCTCACCCCAGTGGTCTGCCGCGGTGAAGCTGCTGAGGGGTTCGGCGTTTTCCAGCTCAGCAAGCCGCTGAGTGGCGAATTGCCCGGCAAGCTCATCAAGGACTGTGAGGTCGGTTTCGTTGAAGTGGTTCCGGGGAGCCTCGTCTGTTTTGTGTGCCATTACTCCGCGCCTTTCGTCCGGGTCTTCACGCTCTTCGTCCTGGCCTTGACATCCTTCGTCTCAAACGGAGCATCCTTAGTTCCGTTCTTCGCACCCGTGGTCTTAGCAATGCGCTGGCGAAGAAACTCGGCACGTTCGCAATCGCCATAACCCTGGGCCTCCATCACTTCCAGTGCAACCTGGTCACCGGTGATTTCGCCACGCAGGATACGGCGGCCGCGGGCTTCATCATCGGGAGTGATGTCGTATCCGGCCATTCTCATTGAAGCGCGCACGGCCGCGACTTTCTGGTCTTCGGTGCGGTAGTCGATGGTCATAGTCTTATCCCTTCTTGACGGCGGTGTGGTCGCTCTCTCATTAGTCGTCCGGTGGAATGGTCGTCAGTAGCTGGTGCCCAATCAGCAGCTGGGACGCTAATGGTTGGGTCGTTGAGCATGCGACGAAACCTCTCCCGGTTGCTTTGGCATTGCGATTGACTTGTACACGTCGAGCATTGGTTCGTAGTTCAGGTGGAGCCCGTAGGGATCCATAAACGAATCGCGGCTTGCTTGGTTCCACGTATTGGCATCCACCTCACAGAATGCCAGCTCAACGCCGTGTTGACGGGCTAAATCTGTCATAAAGATTTTGGTTGCTC containing:
- a CDS encoding Txe/YoeB family addiction module toxin, producing MGDWKLVFSKAVQKDARKLRDSGLKPKTQKLLAIVQDDPFTSPPRFEKLVGDLSGCYSRRINIQHRLVYEVDPEREIVHVLRMWTHHE
- a CDS encoding type II toxin-antitoxin system Phd/YefM family antitoxin encodes the protein MTALSATNARANLYRLIDQVNEESEEITITGQRGNAVLVGEEDWRSIQETLYLMSVPNMTASIREAREEGADAASSELDW
- a CDS encoding DUF2220 domain-containing protein, whose product is MIENHHTFLALPNLPGTVAVFGGGLRAHTLATQIPGLSDKTVLYWRDLDSHGFYILELVRRHLPQATSVLMDLDTARAHMQLAVEEPQPSRFVPQWLTPQETFALEFLRSHAVGGCLRIEQERIVYDYAVEALKGA
- a CDS encoding antitoxin VbhA family protein codes for the protein MTIDYRTEDQKVAAVRASMRMAGYDITPDDEARGRRILRGEITGDQVALEVMEAQGYGDCERAEFLRQRIAKTTGAKNGTKDAPFETKDVKARTKSVKTRTKGAE